One genomic window of Kosmotoga olearia TBF 19.5.1 includes the following:
- a CDS encoding C40 family peptidase codes for MKKYIMLLLMLAMFTLSFPMALPEIPMTELERDIINTALSMLGGTYGWGEMDPEKRTFDCWNFVTWVFHEVLDKKEGGVKHMLIGHPDPLWVYFDDINDLRTADVLMNGGGHTVGFHSGIYYGRGFTIEARGGQYGIGIFRLEGFNKHAPFGETGYRFCYYSLLARLWLNPHPSFPYVYMDSPDSFVYYEDGANLKIHYLAFPFNAGSRIKVSVVDYITHETLKEVYIDDIAIFSYKEQVIDVHVDLEGITSSYVYFKVTLLSPSGEPVFKYDTFILYPTEIV; via the coding sequence ATGAAAAAATACATTATGTTACTTCTGATGCTCGCAATGTTCACGCTTTCCTTTCCTATGGCACTACCGGAGATCCCCATGACAGAACTTGAAAGAGACATTATAAATACAGCGTTGAGTATGCTTGGTGGAACCTATGGATGGGGAGAAATGGATCCGGAGAAAAGAACGTTTGATTGCTGGAATTTCGTAACATGGGTTTTCCATGAAGTGCTCGATAAAAAAGAAGGCGGCGTGAAACACATGCTTATTGGTCATCCGGATCCTTTGTGGGTGTATTTTGACGATATTAATGATTTACGTACAGCCGATGTGCTTATGAATGGTGGGGGTCACACTGTCGGTTTTCATTCGGGAATTTACTATGGCAGAGGATTTACTATAGAGGCCCGTGGGGGACAGTATGGTATTGGGATCTTCAGGTTGGAAGGATTTAATAAGCACGCACCATTTGGTGAAACCGGGTACAGGTTTTGTTATTATTCTTTGCTCGCCAGGTTGTGGTTGAATCCTCATCCGAGTTTTCCATATGTATATATGGATAGTCCGGATTCATTCGTGTATTACGAAGATGGAGCAAATCTAAAGATACATTATTTAGCTTTTCCTTTTAACGCAGGTTCCAGAATAAAAGTTTCTGTTGTGGACTATATTACCCATGAAACGTTGAAGGAAGTTTATATTGATGATATTGCTATTTTTTCATACAAGGAACAGGTTATAGATGTTCACGTTGACTTGGAAGGCATAACAAGCAGTTACGTTTATTTCAAAGTTACTTTGCTCTCACCGTCCGGTGAGCCGGTTTTCAAGTACGATACATTTATTTTGTATCCAACAGAAATTGTCTGA
- a CDS encoding ABC transporter substrate-binding protein, producing the protein MRRTLVKGFLLVLLFITSVSIAGGITVYVWDFPAWSVDGDNYAWIKSMMREYSANHPGVSFKLTEIPWAGGDKKLDLAVASRNWPDITRGPLKAHYVVQGVLVSTDEYINKDDYYEPALKGATFNGRIYGFPFYMTTKVVMINREIFEERGVRIPTFEDPWTFEEFAQALEKLTYDKDGDGRIDVYGFAASAMPPDNSHLWPFLLANGGKIIEEEKGNLRCVINTPENAEILGYLAGIFKKYAPPYMAAYGDADAYNLFKSGRAAVYMSGTWAIPPIRRAGIDIDVVPFPVKKKGDRFWSFGDVSSYQIFIQKDPKKLSILIDFAKTITSVEQQKKLVEYGQFPTLKSVGNIYEGDDAMTKAAIISQYNFIFPPHPAKDKAIEKISQQIQLALLERISPEDALKNAEKAANRILLRGGK; encoded by the coding sequence ATGAGAAGAACTCTTGTGAAGGGGTTTTTGTTGGTACTTTTATTTATTACTAGCGTTTCAATAGCAGGCGGTATAACCGTATATGTATGGGATTTTCCAGCCTGGAGTGTAGATGGTGATAATTATGCCTGGATAAAATCGATGATGAGAGAATATTCTGCGAATCATCCCGGGGTTTCGTTTAAACTTACGGAGATACCGTGGGCAGGTGGAGACAAGAAATTGGATCTTGCAGTAGCTTCGAGAAATTGGCCTGACATAACAAGAGGTCCGTTGAAGGCTCACTACGTTGTTCAGGGTGTACTGGTATCGACCGATGAGTACATAAATAAGGACGATTATTATGAACCCGCCCTAAAAGGTGCCACTTTTAATGGAAGAATCTATGGTTTTCCTTTTTATATGACTACCAAAGTTGTGATGATAAATAGAGAGATATTTGAAGAGCGCGGTGTTCGCATCCCAACTTTTGAAGATCCCTGGACTTTCGAAGAATTCGCTCAGGCTCTGGAAAAATTGACTTATGATAAAGATGGTGATGGAAGAATAGATGTTTACGGTTTTGCTGCAAGCGCTATGCCTCCCGACAACTCACATCTTTGGCCCTTCCTTCTTGCCAACGGCGGTAAGATCATAGAAGAAGAAAAGGGAAATCTTCGCTGCGTTATCAACACTCCTGAAAACGCCGAAATACTTGGATACCTTGCAGGTATTTTCAAAAAATATGCGCCCCCCTATATGGCTGCATACGGTGATGCTGACGCATATAACTTATTCAAAAGCGGCAGAGCGGCAGTTTATATGTCAGGTACATGGGCGATTCCACCGATTAGAAGAGCTGGTATAGATATAGATGTTGTTCCTTTCCCTGTTAAGAAGAAAGGTGATCGTTTTTGGAGCTTTGGAGATGTATCAAGTTATCAGATATTCATACAAAAAGATCCTAAAAAGCTCTCGATTCTCATAGATTTTGCTAAAACGATTACTTCAGTGGAACAACAGAAGAAACTTGTTGAGTATGGTCAATTCCCCACCCTTAAATCTGTTGGGAACATCTATGAGGGTGATGATGCTATGACAAAGGCCGCTATTATATCCCAGTACAATTTTATTTTCCCGCCACATCCCGCTAAAGATAAAGCCATCGAAAAGATATCCCAACAGATACAATTAGCATTACTCGAGAGAATTTCACCGGAGGATGCGTTGAAGAATGCTGAAAAAGCGGCAAATAGAATACTGTTAAGAGGAGGCAAATAG
- a CDS encoding carbohydrate ABC transporter permease, translating to MKKRQLYGYLFILPAMSLFVVFLFIPVVMALVMAFQEVGVWGSEWVGFENFKEIIHWEDFWVALRNTALYTSIVVFKNISVALVIASLLLSLKNKWQSFFRAAYYLPTVTSAVVISLIWGWLLNASFGPINMFLQKLGLQPVPWLVDPDIAMWSIILTDMVIAPGSGIILFLAAMNNIPKTYYEAADIDGANWFVKWWRITVPLVKPTMLYLTISYTIVAMSVFDKIYILTHGGPGNATITFVYLIYNTAFRDFNYGLASALSVIFFGIAVVISFFQFRMMSQSYEF from the coding sequence GTGAAAAAACGGCAGCTTTACGGATACCTTTTCATATTACCTGCCATGTCATTATTTGTTGTTTTTCTGTTTATACCGGTTGTAATGGCCCTTGTAATGGCCTTTCAAGAAGTTGGCGTATGGGGGTCAGAATGGGTTGGTTTTGAGAATTTCAAAGAGATTATCCATTGGGAAGATTTTTGGGTAGCATTGAGAAATACTGCATTATACACTTCGATAGTAGTTTTCAAAAACATATCTGTTGCCCTCGTAATCGCTAGTTTGTTGCTATCGTTGAAAAACAAATGGCAGAGTTTTTTTAGGGCGGCGTATTATCTTCCAACCGTTACTTCTGCCGTCGTTATATCCCTGATTTGGGGCTGGCTTTTGAATGCATCATTTGGGCCGATAAATATGTTTTTACAAAAGCTCGGGCTTCAACCTGTTCCCTGGCTGGTGGATCCGGATATTGCAATGTGGTCGATTATCTTAACAGATATGGTGATTGCGCCGGGTTCAGGGATCATTCTCTTTCTTGCAGCGATGAATAATATCCCGAAGACGTACTATGAAGCTGCCGATATCGATGGGGCTAACTGGTTTGTTAAATGGTGGAGGATCACAGTACCGCTTGTGAAACCAACCATGTTGTATCTGACCATCAGCTACACTATCGTTGCGATGAGTGTGTTCGATAAAATATACATTCTGACACATGGTGGCCCCGGGAACGCAACCATTACTTTTGTGTATTTGATATATAACACGGCCTTTAGAGATTTCAATTATGGTCTCGCTTCGGCACTTTCTGTTATATTCTTTGGAATTGCTGTGGTTATATCGTTCTTCCAATTCCGTATGATGTCACAATCATACGAATTTTAA
- a CDS encoding carbohydrate ABC transporter permease, whose protein sequence is MNKKALWIFVMVFLFLWAFMTLFPMYWMFQTSLTPEDDISTFPPRLFPSRLTLENFKQLFMESNIWTWTKNSLIITVSITLLSLFVCSLAAYAFAKIPFKGRSPIFTMVVATIMVPAQVTLLPTFILVNKFGIVDTLWAVILTSIASPYTIFMMRQYMISIPIDYIDAARIDGASEFKIYSSIILPMSKPVLGASAIFTFISTWNGFLWPLIVLNSPEKYPLTVGLATLQNQNLNQYGLQMAGAAISAIPMIVVFFAFQRYFMKGLMTGGTKG, encoded by the coding sequence GTGAACAAGAAAGCGTTGTGGATCTTTGTTATGGTTTTCCTCTTTCTATGGGCATTCATGACCTTGTTTCCAATGTATTGGATGTTTCAGACATCTTTGACACCAGAAGATGACATAAGTACTTTTCCGCCCCGACTGTTTCCAAGCCGTTTGACGTTGGAAAACTTCAAGCAATTGTTTATGGAATCCAACATCTGGACATGGACCAAGAACAGTCTGATCATCACTGTGAGTATAACCCTGTTATCACTTTTTGTTTGTTCATTAGCAGCGTATGCCTTCGCAAAAATTCCTTTCAAGGGAAGGAGTCCTATATTCACAATGGTGGTTGCCACCATCATGGTTCCAGCGCAGGTGACGCTCCTTCCAACATTTATACTTGTCAACAAGTTCGGAATAGTGGATACACTCTGGGCTGTAATCCTGACATCGATTGCAAGTCCTTACACGATCTTCATGATGAGGCAGTACATGATATCGATACCAATCGATTATATCGATGCAGCTAGAATAGATGGTGCCTCAGAATTCAAGATATATTCGAGCATAATTCTCCCGATGAGCAAACCAGTATTGGGGGCCAGCGCAATATTCACTTTTATCAGCACATGGAATGGATTTTTATGGCCTTTGATTGTTTTGAACTCTCCAGAGAAATATCCTCTTACCGTTGGGTTGGCAACGCTTCAAAATCAGAACCTGAACCAATATGGTTTACAGATGGCTGGAGCTGCTATATCTGCTATACCAATGATTGTGGTGTTTTTCGCTTTCCAGAGGTATTTTATGAAGGGACTGATGACCGGTGGTACGAAGGGTTAG
- a CDS encoding glycoside hydrolase family 10 protein, translated as MVRRVSVVIILIFVTVLIAYPVGIWVVRDQIVSPEKIENVIKIAKEVGATRLYVQVVWRADAYYESDILPRAEALEGQPKDFDPLAYVLKLARSENLKISAWINACYAWNFVTRPKSPEHVINKHPEWVTYDQNGVSMLNYTGSESLDVPGIFLEPGLPEVRDFIASIAEEIASKYDVDEIHLDYIRYPFRTFGYHPEVQKAYRKWLIRALKEKRVKNLASAFDDYRREQVSLLVKEIYDRVTSHGKRLSAAVLAYYEQDAYEQRFQAWLEWLKGGYLDYAVMMAYDPYPETVKHYVLYALDRLGNLENVRIGLGAYKVVEEPQKLRDLVDSVLYLNPDEIVIFSIASLMESKEMQKIVRGISR; from the coding sequence GTGGTACGAAGGGTTAGCGTTGTCATTATCCTAATTTTTGTGACTGTATTGATAGCTTACCCTGTCGGGATTTGGGTGGTTAGAGATCAAATTGTTTCACCTGAGAAGATAGAGAATGTTATTAAAATAGCCAAAGAGGTTGGAGCAACAAGACTGTATGTACAGGTAGTTTGGCGAGCAGATGCTTATTATGAATCCGATATTCTTCCACGAGCAGAAGCGCTTGAAGGTCAACCAAAGGACTTCGATCCTCTTGCTTATGTATTGAAATTAGCCAGGTCTGAAAACTTAAAAATATCCGCATGGATAAACGCATGTTATGCATGGAATTTTGTCACGAGGCCAAAATCTCCAGAACATGTTATTAATAAACATCCTGAATGGGTAACCTACGATCAAAACGGTGTTTCAATGCTTAATTATACCGGTTCAGAGTCGTTAGATGTCCCTGGCATTTTTCTTGAGCCGGGTCTTCCGGAAGTTAGAGATTTCATCGCGAGCATTGCTGAAGAAATTGCAAGCAAATACGATGTTGACGAGATTCATCTGGATTATATAAGGTATCCATTTAGAACCTTCGGTTACCATCCAGAGGTTCAGAAAGCTTACAGAAAATGGCTTATACGTGCATTAAAAGAAAAGAGAGTAAAAAATCTTGCCAGTGCTTTTGATGACTACCGTCGAGAGCAAGTTTCTTTGCTGGTGAAAGAGATTTATGACAGGGTAACCAGCCATGGGAAACGCCTTTCTGCTGCCGTGCTTGCGTATTATGAGCAAGATGCTTATGAACAACGATTTCAGGCTTGGCTTGAATGGTTAAAAGGTGGTTATCTCGATTATGCTGTGATGATGGCATATGATCCGTATCCGGAAACAGTTAAGCATTATGTACTCTATGCCCTCGATAGACTGGGAAATCTTGAAAATGTACGAATCGGTCTTGGTGCGTACAAAGTTGTGGAAGAACCGCAAAAATTAAGGGATTTGGTGGATAGTGTTTTATATCTGAATCCAGATGAAATTGTTATTTTTTCGATCGCAAGTCTTATGGAAAGTAAGGAGATGCAAAAAATTGTGCGGGGTATCTCCCGTTAA